The segment gatgcttccacgcaagtttTAGCTCAGACCCCCTGCAAACTCAAATTAACGTCGGACCCCCTCCCCCTACCCCTTAAacaaaatttctggatccgcgcatacGATTGCACTCATGCACGTGGGACGAGTTAAGGGCATGTGCAGTATTTATGTAGATTTAGATGATCCAAGTAGTGCATGACGTCCAGTGTTCGATAACACACGTCAAACCTGATCACGGGCGTTTGAGCACGTCAAGTAAACGTTATCTCATCGGCACtcattcttatacatgtatccatGACAAAGAGTgtgtatacataattatacatacacaaatattttgtgcaaatataataaacatcaaaataaataaaattataagcattgattgcttatttttttgtacatcGTCCGTCCTATAACATACCACGATGTGAAGGCAAAGTATTGTTATTGTTCTGTGTATCATCCTCTCTCGGCCGGAATGGAAGTACTTGTACCCTTCTGACTCCCCGTTCATGTGATGGTCGAGATTGGTTTGTTGTTTGATTGTTTGAATTTGCTTGAATGGAGTCtacaacagaaaaataaataccgatatattatatataagtaaaattccatatgtttataatatttatgttatatactttatatatttgtttaaaggtcatatgaaacgatttttgacactatgattttctttcatgaatataaagcttggtataaacaaaatgtacgatttttttgcctttgcattactgagaaataaccgtggaaactgagcacctgaaaaaattcttgcccgcttatcgttcttgattttgtggatttatgacgtcacaaagacccaccgatgtaaacaatgcattaaaactaatgtaattttacagtagtttatcgattaaattttagtaatttttgcatatatgaacgtgtctttcttttcaaatgagatcatttgatttcgtagtagcctacagatgacttagttttaattggtcgttaatgaataaatctaatatcagcTTCTCACGAAAGTAAAATCATGATGAAGATCCCGTACCGGAGTGGaaatttaacgaaagaaatgctccaacatttacagctgattaatgaattatccttatccttttgaaatagTGTAATGATTTTACTTCCGGATTGAAATGTATCCTGTGTTTAACCAATCATTTGCCTCCATTTTTGACCAATCAGTGATAATCAGTATACCCAATAGAAATGATGCATGATTAGACCAATCAGTGAGAACTTGCAGGGTATATATACAGCCACCCTATCATTCTTAGTCAGTCTTCTGCCGGTGAACGACTCGAACGGTCTTCTGGTGAATCTCTTCGGTTAGAGTTCTACAGAACAGGGATTTGAGCTGTGTCGGAAAGCAACAGAATTGTTAGCTAGACCACTCAGTTCTTAACCCTGCTTCTGTAAGTAGTGTCTTAGTGACTTGATAGTGTCTTTGTGACTTCGATTGTGTCTTGGTGACTTTCGACTGACCGTGTATTGGTGAATTGATAGTGGTTGTGTAGCACAGTGGTAGCAAACagaattgtttgtttaaatccaCAGTCTACGGATAGTTGATTATaggttaattttgtattttgattctGGTTAGTTGTTCGACAATCAAATAGCCAAGGTAGGCCCAAGGAAAATCTTATTATTACTGCGTGTTCTATTGGCAGTTGAAATATTCGTTGCATTTGTTGATTCTTACTTGATTCTTAGGAAGGAAACCTAAGCGAACTCACGAATTATaaactgattattttatttgtaacttgAAAAACCGTTACAaatttggtggcagcggtgtTTGTATATCAAGTAAAAtctcttgttttatttcaaacgtATTGATCGCTGTGAAATAGATATGTAGTAAATTTCAGTTTATTCGATGTTTTTATGCTAGTGAAGTTAAGAGTTTGTGTAATTGTtgaataaagtacatgtaattgtttcatttttatcgaCGATTGTTTATGACATTTTATGGTGGCATTATCTAAAACGTGGCTATGACTAACATAGACGACATAGACAAAGAGATAtcttttattgaacaaaaacttCAAGAGTTAAAAGATGAAAGTTTCAATATTCATAACGCTAGTGCTATAGATAAAGTTAACGCTGACACTCATGAGCCACAAACGAGTAAAAAACCACGAGATTCGGGATTTGTGTCAGATTCTTCAGTTATAGACTATCACGGCGATGTAAAGCCTAAAACACGCCCTACTGCAAAAGTATCATGGCAAGATGAGTTGATGCCGGGTGCAAGGTCGCCTTATGACAAATACGACCAAGATCATTTTGCGTCAACCCCATTATCACAAAACGAACCAGAAAGTAACATTACACATCGCAGAAAATCTGGTCGGTTTAATGCAGTTGATGAAAATAAGAATACGAGAGACTTAGGAGATAAAAAGTCTCAGTCACATATCAAACCTGCAACATTTGATGGCACAGGATCCTGGTTGGATTATCGTTCGCATTTTGATGCATGTGCCATGCTTAATAATTGGAATGAGCGAGAAAAGGGACTCTATTTAGCAGTTTCCTTGAGAGGTCAGGCTCAGGGTGTTTTAGGAAATTTGCCTTACGCTCAGAAACACGATTATGCACTTTTAGTGATTGCCCTTGAAGAAAGATTCTCACCCTCAAATCAAAACGATCTCTATAGAACCCAATTGAGGGAACGCAAACAGAGAGCAGCAGAAACTTTGCCAGAGCTCGGACAGTCAATTAGAAGGCTAACTAACCTAGCTTATCCTACAGCTCCAGGAGATGTTAGAGAAACTTTGGCAAAGGAGCAATTCATAGATGCTCTTATAGACTCCGATATGAGGTTACGGGTAAAACAAGCAAGGCCATTAAACCTAAATGATGCGATTCGGCATGCTGTAGAATTAGAAGCATTTGTAAAATCAGATCGTAAAATGCTAGAAGCTGAGTCTCATTTAAGACCATTGCAAACAAATAAGTCTGAAAGTGTTCAAGTGACATCTGCAGATTGTCCTTCACATAAGCTTTTTGAAGAACTTAAGAACGAAATAGTAAACCTCCGAAAAGAAGTTAATGCAATGAAGTCAAACATATCCCAAACGTCCACAAATATCAAAAAACCCAATCCTATTGGCAACAGAAACTGTTATGTATGTGGATCAAAGTATCATTTACAGGCAGAGTGTCCACAGGGAAATGTTAATATTGCTAGATATGATAGAAGTTCTCGATCACAATCGTCTCAGAGACGGAACAATACCTATGGTAAAAGACGTCCTGTACAGAACTCATTTAAGAGCATCAGGTCTAGGTGTGCTCAAGTTGGGATTCATCAAAATGATCCCGAAGCTGGCATGTATGTAAAAGCACTCGTACATAGTGTTAACACAAATTTGTTGGTTGACACAGGGGCTACACTGTCTGTGTTATCAAGTAGAGTATATGAAACCATCAAATCAAAACCTGTATTGTTTCACACTGATCAAGTAGTTTCATCAGCAAGTGGAACAAACCTTACAGTTTTAGGGAAAACATTGATAAACATCAATATGGGCGATACAACTTACACCCAGGAAGTTATTGTTACGGACTTATCTGTTGATGGGGTCATAGGATTggatttcatgaaaaaatacaaatgtactgtTGATGTACCAAATGGGTATTTCAATGTGCAGGACATGTGCTACAAAGTTGAATTTGTTGGCAAGATAGGCTGTTTTAGAATAGCAGCCAAAGAAACAGTAGCGATACCTCCAAGAAGCGAAGTCGTTACTTATTGTTGTGTTACGGGGTTCCCTGAGAGCTATCAGAACAAAGAAATATTGGGCTTAGTGGAACCagctgaaaaatttgttaaatctgGAAAAGCTTTAGTAGCAAGGTCAGTTGGCTACTTGAAAAATGGTGAGATCCCCGTGAGAATGATGAACCTTTCTGAAGACAACCAGATAATCTACCCTGGTACATTTATTGCCAATTTAAGTAATGTTGAATCAGTGATTGATTCCTCTCAACCTAAAGAAAAGGTCTGTGACGATTTACCATCACATTTGCAGGACCTCTTTGCAAGGTCAACGGTGCATCTAAAAACAAAGGAAGTATAtgctttaaagaaatttttaatcaaatacgcTGAGGTATTTGCGAAATCAGACACAGATCTTGGACGCACATCAATAGTAAAACACACTATCGACACGCAAGATGCTAGACCTTTGAAGGAACCCCCTAGACGTGTTCCCTATCACTTGGAGAGTGAAATAAACAAGCAAATAGATGAAATGctgaataaaaacataatagAAAAGTCAGCAAGTCCCTGGGCTTCAGGAGTGGTTCTGGCAAAGAAAAAAGATGGATCATTGCGTTTCTGTGTGGACTACAGGCGATTAAATGCCACCACTGTCAAAGATGCCTATCCACTGCCTAGAATTGATGACTCTTTAGACAGTCTTTCAGGTTCAAAGTGGTTTTCAACCCTTGATTTGTGTTCAGGTTACTGGCAGGTTAAAATGGATGACTCTGACAAACTGAAAACTGCCTTTGCAACAAAGAGGGGTTTATTTCACTTTAACGTAATGCCATTTGGTCTTTGCAACGCCCCAGCAACCTTTGAAAGGCTGATGGAGACAGTATTGAGCGGTTTGCAATGGCAGATATGTTTAGTTTACCTTGATGACATTATTGTTATTgggaaaacatttgaaaacatGTTAGACAACctcaaacaaatatttgataggttattgtcattaaatttaaaactaaaggCGAAGAAATGTCATCTGTTTCACAAAACTGTACAGTTCCTTGGTCATGTAGTTTCTGAAAACGGGATCAGTACAGACCCATCTAAGATTTCAGCGGTAGAAGATTGGTCAATCCCCGTAAACCTTACTGAGGTAAAAAGTTTTTTAGGGCTGTGTAGCTATTACAGACGTTTCATACCAAACTTTGCTACAATAGCAAAACCCCTGAATAGACTGACGGAAAAGGGAACAAAATTTGTGTGGAACAAACCATGTCAAGATTCGTTTGATTCATTACGACGAGCACTCATCTCAGCACCAGTTCTTGCGCATCCTGATTTTTCAAAACCATTTATACTGGACACAGATGCGAGTGATGTGGCAATTGGAGCAGTTCTTTCCCAGGTACACAATGGTATGGAGAAGGTGATTGCATACGCTAGTCGAACATTGTCAAAAGCAGAACGCAAGTACTGCGTCACAAGGAAGGAACTTTTAGCTGTCGTCTACTTTACCAAATATTACAAACACTATCTGTATGGTAAAGAATTTCTAGTGAGAACAGATCACAGCTCTCTAAAGTGGCTATTGAACTGCAAAAATCCGGAGGGTCAACTTGCCAGATGGTTTGAAAGTCTgagtaattttcaaattatcattGAACATAGAGCGGGTACCAAGCATAAAAATGCAGACGCACTTAGCAGAATACCCTGTAGAAAAACGTGTTGCGCTGAAGAAAAGAGTATGGTGAGTTCTATTTCATGCCCACCATCTAAAGATGATGATTCGTTGAAGGACAAACAAGCAGTTGACACTGATATAGCTCAGGTGTCAAAGTGGGTTGCTTCGGGCATAAAACCAAACTCTGAAGAGCTATCTAGCTATAGTCAATTTGTTAAAGGCATTTGCGCACATTGGGATGCTCTTGAGATTAGAGATGATGTTTTGTTTAGAAAGAAAACTTGCAAAAATGGGAAAGTTTTGTATCAGGCTGTGTTGCCATACAGTGAGCGCCGAACTGTGCTTAGTCAATTTCATGACGAACGAACTTCTGCTCATTTAGGTTTTAGAAAAACTTTACAAAaggtgaaattaaaattttactggCCTGGATTGCAGAAAGACGTGAAACAGTACATTGCTGGTTGTGAGAAATGCCAACGACGCAAGGCACCAACAACGAATAAGAAGGCGCCAATGCAAGTTGTCACTTGCGGTACCCCCTTAGAACGTATCGCTACAGATATATTGGGTGAACTTCCAATGTCAAACAAAGGTAACCGATATATACTAGTTGTATCGgattactttacaaaatggACGGAAAGTTTTCCAATGGCGAATATGGAGGCAGCAACTGTTGCTCAAATAATTGTGGAAGAAGTCATTACAAGATATGGGACACCCAGTGTGATCCATTCTGATCAGGGCGTTCAATTCGAAAGCCAATTGTTTTCAGAAATGTGCAGATTATTTAACATCAAGAAAACTCATACAACCCCTTACCACCCTCAATCGGATGGTATGGTTGAGAGATTTAATAAAACTCTTGCCAATATGTTATCTGCATATGTTGATGAACATCACAGTGACTGGGACGATCACCTTCCATACGTAATGATGGCCTACAGATCAGCTGTCCACGAAACTACATGCACGACACCAAACATGATGATGTTAGGTCGAGAAGTTGCTACACCTCTTGATATTGTTTATGAGATGCCATCATCCATGAAAAGAATTCCTCAAAACAGATGGGTTTGGGAACTGCAGGAAAAACTAGAAGAGGCCCATACCATCGTGAGAAAATTGATGAACGACAATATACAAAGGCAGAAATGGTACCACGACAGGAAACTCAATTGGCAATCATTTGATAAAGGCGATAaggtttatgtttattttccaAGGCGAAAAGCAGGAACATCGCCTAAGTTCTTTTCTTACTGGCAGGGTCCCTTTGAGGTGATTGAAAAATGTTCTAATGTAACATACAAAGTCAATTGTGGTGCCAGAGGCAAACATCAGGTCATACATACTGATCGAATCCGACCAGTTGTGAAACAAGTTTTGAGAGGAGAGCAATACAAAGAAGTTGCCTCTAATAAGCAGGAAGCAGCCGTTTCCAACCAGATTGACGACGAGAAACGTGACATGACAACAAGTAAAAGACGTACAAAACGACCAGCCTATCTTGATGACTACTGTTCATTTTAGTTCTATTCTTTGTAGATCATGCCTAAAGTTAAGCTAACTCTCAGGGAAGAGTCTACAATGAAATGACCATTGTACTTCTGTTCAGACAGATTTCCCCAGGCACACCAAAGTGACTAAAACAGTTTTGACTATTACTAAAGATCACGAATGTTTAGTAGGAGGCACCTTTAAACAATCACTGTTATCATATCagtatttaataaatgttttcgaTGAcacttatgttttattttggaaTGCGAGGACGCACATTTTTTTCGAAGGCGTgggtaatgtaatgattttacttCCGGATTGAAATGTATCCTGTGTTTAACCAATCATTTGCCTCCATTTTTGACCAATCAGTGATAATCAGTATACCCAATAGAAATGATGCATGATTAGACCAATCAGTGAGAACTTGCAGGGTATATATACAGCCACCCTATCATTCTTAGTCAGTCTTCTGCCGGTGAACGACTCGAACGGTCTTCTGGTGAATCTCTTCGGTTAGAGTTCTACAGAACAGGGATTTGAGCTGTGTCGGAAAGCAACAGAATTGTTAGCTAGACCACTCAGTTCTTAACCCTGCTTCTGTAAGTAGTGTCTTAGTGACTTGATAGTGTCTTTGTGACTTCGATTGTGTCTTGGTGACTTTCGAATGACCGTGTATTGGTGAATTGATAGTGGTTGTGTAGCACAGTGGTAGCAAACagaattgtttgtttaaatccaCAGTCTACGGATAGTTGATTATaggttaattttgtattttgattctGGTTAGTTGTTCGACAATCAAATAGCCAAGGTAGGCCCAAGGAAAATCTTATTATTACTGCGTGTTCTATTGGCAGTTGAAATATTCGTTGCATTTGTTGATTCTTACTTGATTCTTAGGAAGGAAACCTAAGCGAACTCACGAATTATaaactgattattttatttgtaacttgAAAAACCGTTACAATAGAAACATCATTTCCTTCCTCGGTACGTATAATGATTGAGCTACATTAAAagggaattaaagcatttaaattgatttgatttattttgtcacataaaaaagtatataaggcaggccaatgaaaatgtttgaggcattgtgtacatagtatgtatttaagagctgctataaaatgccgcaaaattattcttgaattttatttcgaaataatataaatttctgacttattaatatatacatgtagcaatatctttagaaaatactttgtgtacacgtgtattaacgttttattaaattagatcgcggaaatatggcatttacggatttagaaatgtatcggtaaaataaatcggttgtttgataaaaatagttgtgaacgaatgtgaagataatcaacagattttattaagaacaagcatcaataatgataaaaaaacgaaagaaaacattgcggaagaaagtgagataaaagggatctgtgagtaaacaccgcacatacacgttttaaaatcaaaacaccgcacattcaagtacacgtttcaaaaaccaaacatttgaagaaatttctcttagactaaaaataattaaatggtaacatatttgtgaatttgaaagtgaaacaaacaatataatcgtGAAACGAATGAGGCACAATGATGCCTAcaagttgtttagaaaaaaaatcttaatgaattgcatgaacgtgcaaatgggaaaaaacgatcagacttatttttgaatttgtcaatttcattaaaaagatcaaaataaaacatataaatatgcttatattaagattatattatacttgcatgtggatctatgaagaaaatcagTTATTCTCCCTGCAGTCTCGAAactgaatatcattatgtacacgctattacatgtaaaaaaaaaaaccgcacacgatttcatttcttgagagaaaaaatactgacgtggttgattattgtataattatacaagtttttatataaaatagtattttttttcttttaaaatgctgcaaaatgacatggatatttgtattcacaacatagctttataaggcgattgggtcttactgacgtcataagcaagggaggtaagccgcgtaagtcaatgttccttttcccgattaagtaattttgatcgactgtggcgctcacattttgcttaaaatatccaaaaaacaatgtcagtcttattaaataggcacttatgaactcattcccgtatataattcaatatggtcaggatatcgtttcatatgaccttaaCACAccgtcacaaaatggctgacctctgatcgaaacgatATTTCGTATCATTAAAAGAATGCTGTTGATGACAgcatgtaacttactccatagctgAGTGGATAAAGTCTCACTCTTGCGATCCGTACCTCCTGAGTTCGAATCCTGCAGGGGCTTTTTGGTGTTATActtactgaattaattttttaatcagtttttatccccaaactgcaaatttttcaattatttgacaaatgtatactagtacatgtagtttatttatcattaaatctttcataatcaaaatatttactgtaaatttgagtgattttttttaggtGTTTTATTCCACCTTAAGTAAGAACTCGCAGTGCAAATTTGctgagggggagggggtcctTGTAAAAGCCGCTATGATTTGAGGCAATATACATCGTATACATGAGCAATTCCGGCCAAAATGGAAAAAGCAAAAGACCAAGAAAGATGGTAGCCCTTTAGCCAAGTTACATATCGGTACTGACCACCATAAATACTGATTCCTATTAACATACTGCCAGCTGTAATAAAAAGGAAACGGTTAATTAGCTTTTGTttgaataattatgataatgcagttttggggttttttttgggcgGGGGGTTGTAGAAAATTCAATTATATTGACTATATTGACTCCGCTGTTCAAGTGATAGAGACCAGGGTTTTTCTACCTGTAATGTTAGTATACCTGTGACAAAATTCATCACCGCCGCAGCAACTTGAGCGTTTGTCTTTCTGTCGGTTATATTAACGAACGTGCAGAAAATGGACGACACGACTGACGCAAGAGACATGAGGAGTCCAATACTTTGGAAGAATCTGGTAGCGTGAAGCCATCCTGtcaaaaaagatttcaaatataTGATACAACTATTTAGGCATTGAAGGCTTACTTTTGGATATTGTGGTCTTATAAACTCCGAGCCGAgaagacaaattgaataccactTGTTAGCgtggtatgataatttgtctgaaCAGCCTTGTGTTTTATAGGACCGACAATATCCATGGGTAATAATGGTAGACAAGAACAGCTACAAAACATGCCATTTATCGTATCTGTGGTTAAACATATAATACCAAAAACAGATAATGCCAAAATTCAAAAGGACTAtaacatagtacatgtaaattggtTAGATAAGTTTTAACGTTTcattaaacaaatgttaaatcTAACAATAATATATCTTTACGAAGCGCGTGATTAGTCAGCCCGCGGACTAAAAGTCGAAAACAAACTATACACATGCGACCatttaggccaaaaaaaattaatgatttgtttctcAGGCACCGCCGCATCAGTAAAATCATGGCCgcatcaaacttttttatcgtTATTTTTCCGGATTTTTCATATCTTATCATTGTCGGTTTTCTCTATTATGAAATCCATGTAAACAAACGCTCAGAACAAATGCTTGTCTCTGTCAGTGAAAAACGTTATTTTTTCTGAAACATCTACCCAGTGACCAACCTAGGGGGCTACCTGGGCTAAATACaagtttatgtaaatataattactCGCTTTGTGGTCAGTAActtcgccagaatttcctcagaaagAGAGGTTGAAGTTGCTCTGTATTCTGAGTTCACGACCGTAAAAGTTAACCccaaatgcaataaaatgataataatctAATTTAAAGGACATTTTTATAGCCTAAGTTAACCCCTGTTGTGATTTATAACTAGcgactgtcttatctttagaGGTTATAAACACGGTTGATGCAACCACACAACCACATATACTGTGCACTGGAAATTACAACCGATGTTTATAACTTTAGGTGTTGGTATTACAATAagttggtaacttgtaattaattaataactctGCCTAGTTAgtgctaaaataatcataaaaccgtTTGTCTACCGTTATTTATTCTGACTATATGACGGTAgtaattgggtcaaagggttggactaatacctccaaaataTACTTAAACACAtagactgattttatttgtcatttagccAACACAAATACGAAACAttcataaattaaattttagaaattagataagattttaaattttttaggagttgttttatttttaattgacttgcttctaatcaaattcaaattaaggTTGAATCCGTGTATAAATGTATGATCATTAGCATTATACCATTGTCAAAGAATGGAAGTCTACATGATTTCTCAAATTTCTCCCTATTTTTCTGTGAGGGAGAACTTCAGAAGTGAAGTCTCCCTAAACTAAGTTTGCTCTTGGTTGGCAACCACTGAAATTTCTCTGCAATCTTCAGAAATTGAAGCCTCTGTGATATTGTATAGAAGCAGGAATAAAGGACAATTGTATTGTTTGAGAATTTTATGATGACTAATTTACTTTTCCTTGATTTCTGTCCTCAAGGCACTGAAGATTGATAAGAAAACACCCCAAATGaatgctttatttgataaatttttatatggcaAATTCAACTGTAAAATGCCATAAGAAGTCCCCTATTTCAGTTTAGACTTCTGTTATTACTGTGAAGGGGAAAATGGGCGGCAATATGAAGCAGGGGAACAAACCATTTGTCATTTTTGTTCATCTGCAGAAAAGGAAACAGAAACAGTTTAAACTAAAAAGAacagattaaaacaaatgtataaactttGCCAATGTATGAGCTTGATGAATATCTGCTGATGAGtacacaaataaatcataaagtATGGGTTGCcatcattgtaaattttgtctccaaaaaaaaaaaaatacaaaaaaacaaaaaaacctgcCTGCctcatcaaaatttcaaaattttggcccgagaaactaatgattaatttttttgggCCTTAGGTGTGAAAATCTGAATTATGGCTAGGTAggctatgggttttttttcctgcaatgattgATACcctcataacccgcatgaattatcaaagaaagcattttattgtttatatttacatcttaaaTTGATggtgaaaaataagtaaaattcaccAAATTACTGTTAATTTACACCAGTAGGTTAGGTAAAAGAAACCTCCAAATCGCCTCCTACGGGAATTaagagtctgacatcatcatggttatttcgtgcagtccatgttttttttaaggtcgctgtaggtttcgactaatcaataaacagggcgtgtagatttcagtcctgtcagtttttaTATAAGTTTCTGTTAGAAATAGAGAGAATTATACTCGGAAGAtgttaaatattcataaatatttcgtgcagtccgttgGTTTTTTTTAGGTTGCTAAAGGTATCGGCCAATCGATATACGAGGCGTGTACATTTCAGTCATGTCAGTTTCGGCAAGGCTATGAATTACCActaatttccgtaagaaatagaggatgTAAATATAGAACATTGGACGTCACAACATAAGGGGATCGAAATATTagtatacactgaatgtaaatattttaaataaaaagattacaTGCAATTTAAATTTGGTTGtaaaaaagtataatcaaatgCGAACAGAGTGTTGGCAAAAAAGTAtagtatatataaattaattgaaatagaCACAAAATTGAGAAAAGTCAACAGCTCAACAAATACATACCGCATTTTGCACAAATATTGACCAAGCCTTTCAAACTTACCCGGTACGTCTTGATTTCTATACTCCAGAAAGTTGGTAACTGATTCACGACAAGTGATGTCGGTGTTACTGAGGGTCTTGCTACAGTGGTTCCAGAGACCTTGGTTGCTCTCTGTTGGTCCTTCCGACAGTTCCACCCAAATGTCTGTGCCATAGGACAGGAAGGTATGGAGAAACCATGCGATGGTTGTGAGTAAGAGACACGCTCGGCATTCTATAGGCGAATCACAAAACGTGTCTATAGAACTGGCGAGTTTTTCCGTCACTGTCATTCTCTTGTATTGGTTGACAAATTCATAAGCGTAATTATAGCGAAATGACTCTGGTTGAAATCCAGGCGTAACTTCATTCCATTCAAATCCAGCCGTAACTTCATTCCATTCAAATCCAGTCGTAACTTCATTCCATTCAAAGCAACAGTCCTGCAACAAATCACGGCTTCTCTCTTAAAAAGTAACTAACAATAGTACAAAATGTTATCCTCATAGCAGTAGTATTGGAATATAGTCTAACCCATaatttgcaaaagttgtttctcTTTGTGGGATCAACCAAAAGGTCATAAGAGAAAACCCCAACTTTCCCCCTGTTgatgcaaccaaatatttggaCGTCCTGTGATGAAATCTCTTTGAactgaaaatttatttcttctAATATGTGTGGGTTGCTCCATCCTGGGGCAATTAAAATACATAACGGAAACGGATTTTAAAGAAATCAGGTATGTGTGTGTTAGATACCCAAAAATTAAACTATCTGTCTGAATATGCACGGCAAGTGTATATTGAGTACTTGTCTTACCTGTAGGCCtgcctatatacatgtacatgtacatgtaactatatgtTTCAAAACGGAACATCACAATAACACATACTTTAACTGCATGGGTCCCTGAAAACAACTTTAGTTACTTTTCCCAAGAACCATGGGTTTTTCAACTTCCTAGTCTGCTGATTATGATTGAGAAATCAgtcaaaatcattataaatacaatgtagaTAACGTTCAGAAATTTCAATAAATC is part of the Magallana gigas chromosome 3, xbMagGiga1.1, whole genome shotgun sequence genome and harbors:
- the LOC105344629 gene encoding uncharacterized protein; this encodes MTVTEKLASSIDTFCDSPIECRACLLLTTIAWFLHTFLSYGTDIWVELSEGPTESNQGLWNHCSKTLSNTDITCRESVTNFLEYRNQDVPGWLHATRFFQSIGLLMSLASVVSSIFCTFVNITDRKTNAQVAAAVMNFVTAGSMLIGISIYGGQYRYVTWLKGYHLSWSFAFSILAGIAHVYDVYCLKS